One Plasmodium berghei ANKA genome assembly, chromosome: 13 genomic region harbors:
- a CDS encoding serine/threonine protein kinase, putative: MLDTAKWKNEWNAELRSIPHVETVNEYDFELTENIFLIWRFLKLYHSAIPQVRSLIDFIATKNPEMLQWGNHIDSAIQRGVVKGQHLFNALVSSGKKIQSRYSKKKLSDTLQYYHIKNYIILEKINTGSVGQVHLALDKNTDMFVAAKAIDKSTVQGDEGLFQKLKDEIIVSCRMNHPCVVKTINILETRDKIIQIMEYCDGGDLISYVRNVLYLEELSAQYFFRKILDGLKYMHSNKIAHRDLKPENIFLCKKVLNQKEKTLIRIGKLPSCFEYELKIGDFGACCFNDASNKLHYDIVGTLSYAAPEVLGCDKNNGYDSEKADIWSLGIILYAMLFGLLPFDNEEKDIKEAHNEIVNNKIIFPKNRINRCSNNVKNLLIGMLNINPINRLSLDQVINDPWVADVAKNKLEISYLNRKINVPISSTVGNPIYVNKNPWNFNIYNNVALMKNSNNTKEKVLNLKNDYEKKNQNQFIEDNSTDIASPPSNSTHTTYSSRYIIPSNTHSSNGNLINFYNIYEKGSTALNKGNTDLYLCDNNGVLYNKLKNYDDQKANNITNYYTGLVNTYKNNTVDINNSNKGKEELPNSNIVSPKLSEQANIKNKYIYEQIKYFEKDTKRNEKKIYISEKSLNVIYYDQNKSIESVYLDNKHLNKHNYYNSKLLENREYINNHYFPEKLNDSKILSDKEHNLYLNQNEFYKNNRYDAMPQENKHNNLSIDVPNIIRHEKYYLLKNSDGRIIAPCYTPGNPLKTEENKKYNIFGPKKNVNEYDAYNNENNISTNSKNCLQNYTYNAPNCIKKDENTTINKNNNIEMIIPPNDKDNYNNNEYNYYYYDNNGKYVKCSVNYQNDPKYILSSSSSILSKNKINTSNNYYNNNDPHYSNYCDYKRLISEYASKSNASYSIDEINIKNNQNHRISNHSNLDHNSWGLNNQPDKPDKNNEVYICMTEQNSKIIIDDQYKDKKGICQINKYDEKEKNDIRDKMKNDNESENREINEINKPINKQNQNDYQKHCLNYTSKQSNKINSYDNSKLFSDNKNNVVDYAINSNDSRNNCSDNNIYNMENKKDIYIFRKENNICNNINSQNIKYDCYKNVNKTSSNNIMIPLINKKIETNRKSGSYSENLINTNLKPINRHTNYLNNFYEEQDTHTSDNDNDDKENDFQITNIKNNINKYSSDFKNRQNDYNIKNVGYSYYKIKKNKSHPIKNSQSGSLPSSISSTSLTELSNDSRADCINNISCKQLQRQNLKFVNASKEIKTDKCGVINKYNENEGNKTQRNTNNNSDNNTDINKLNMCSTSNNVMQRNELLDVNKISKNCKISNFVKKELNGRNKKTEQYSEIDKLSKNKSIYIEGDKKKNKTKKKSIENAECIKNKQRNNSNIEYFLKLKKNIYSKENISQFIFLKYCNHYYMRKHNIKIHKIFSNIKSEAKKNNSDTLKYLKKWDLYYHKRRNHKHDKKGKKKKAKKHKGEIKESKCGDINVQNSGREQILKKTNKPQNTVINSNTLSMHLYINKQSEENILENKINFKNNNKKEAHKDNNNCDMADSFFTSNKIDYKKSKIKSIYHNRCSYSDYEYSYDLCNSKIKTNNNPYSLESKNNNIIQKEEKIRYSYNNFNKRHQKEHNKKHHFENSMNKENTPYNFEHNKYFPLDKQNLFNENVHQNFYQNNKLIDCKKETFSKNILTNETISYIKRSCSLIDYKDVNIDDTFFQKNYTNRKENKNNKKKDKHEYNFNVKLPSPTKKINIITNNKTIFNNSDDLNDKEIYMNYVPKEKTNKIPEINLTNDIPNTIQANNNIVSTMCIDNNSSTVQNYSHVSDTYNNHDGILNCRHIIELNDNKYGFENGKKIYILKKNETQNYAVNKINRNINVENYFDSNNLILSEPVFEKEYDLYQSQKITILKDAVMKNENEVAIPTNYNTSQTNNYKSFIDQSNNYIKKQYNYNLNEMANNFLKNPNNYENAKKNYLKFNDLLINKKNTLSKDNFTLDQFNKTNKFIKACNLNSDYCRNYEKNKHDTENTLQQNMKQHEGKMVHQIDKDKIIDSEKSKNNIIMYNTSAIDQSNHMKKDFLTKQFSTNRSVKVGHAIWKHNYDFIKDSREFRENNHAEDIKDYLTLNKTFAQYFSKTKKNNNEEKTNINKKIYQNDGNVAQPMLKWINIFSRNSQKY, translated from the exons atgttGGATACTgcaaaatggaaaaatgaATGGAACGCTGAGCTTCGCTCAATTCCCCACGTTGAAACAGTTAATGAATATGATTTCGAGCTAacagaaaatatttttcttatttggAGG TTTTTAAAACTCTACCATTCTGCTATCCCACAAGTGAGAAGTCTCATAGATTTTATAGCAa cTAAGAATCCCGAAATGTTACAATGGGGAAATCACATAGATAGTGCTATTCAAAGGGGAGTAGTTAAAGGACAACACTTATTTAATGCTTTAGTTTCAAgcggaaaaaaaattcaatcgagatattcaaaaaaaaagttatcTGATACTTTGCAATATTATCACATtaagaattatataattttagaaaaaataaatacaggTTCAGTTGGGCAAGTGCACTTAGCATTAGATAAGAATACAg ATATGTTCGTCGCAGCCAAAGCAATAGATAAATCCACGGTTCAAGGTGATGAAGGATTGtttcaaaaattaaaggATGAAATAATTGTTTCATGCAGAATGAATCATCCTTGTGTTGTAAAAACTATAAACATTCTTGAAACTCGGGATAAAATTATACAGATCATGGAGTACTGCGATGGAGGAGATTTAATATCATACGTCAGAAAT GTATTATACTTAGAAGAATTAAGTgcacaatatttttttcgaaaaatTCTCGATGGacttaaatatatgcacaGCAATAAAATAGCTCATCGAGACTTAAAACccgaaaatatatttctttgcAAAAAGGTATTGAATCAGAAGGAAAAGACATTAATTAGGATAGGAAAATTGCCATCTTGTTTTGaatatgaattaaaaataggAGATTTCGGTGCATGTTGCTTTAATGATGCGTCAAATAAATTACATTACGATATTGTTGGTACGCTAAGTTATGCTGCACCTGAAGTATTAGGttgtgataaaaataatggatATGATAGTGAAAAAGCAGATATATGGAGTTTAGGTATAATATTGTATGCAATGTTATTTGGATTGTTACCATTtgataatgaagaaaaagacATTAAAGAAGCACACAACGaaattgtaaataataaaataattttcccCAAAAATAGGATTAATAGATGCTCAAATaatgttaaaaatttattaataggTATGCTTAATATTAATCCTATAAATCGTTTATCTCTTGATCAAGTTATTAATGACCCATGGGTTGCTGATGTggctaaaaataaattagaaatttcttatttaaatagaaaaataaatgttcCAATATCATCTACTGTTGGGAACCCAatttatgtaaataaaaacccttggaattttaatatttataataatgtagcactaatgaaaaattcaaataatacCAAAGAAAAAGTtcttaatttaaaaaatgattacgaaaaaaaaaatcagaACCAATTCATTGAAGATAATTCAACCGATATAGCATCACCACCATCAAATTCAACTCATACAACCTATTCATCTCGATATATAATCCCATCAAATACTCATTCAAGCAATGGTAATCTAATTaacttttataatatttatgaaaaaggATCAACCGCATTAAATAAAGGTAACACTGATTTATACTTATGTGATAATAATGGggtattatataataaactaaaaaattatgatgatCAAAAGGCTAACAACATTACGAACTATTATACAGGATTAgtaaatacatataaaaacaatacggtagatataaataatagtaacAAGGGTAAAGAAGAATTGCCTAATAGTAATATAGTATCCCCTAAATTATCTGAACAAGccaacataaaaaataaatatatttatgaacaaataaaatattttgaaaaagacacaaaaagaaatgaaaaaaaaatatatatatctgaAAAATCTTTAAATGTGATTTATTATGAccaaaataaatcaattGAAAGTGTTTACCTAGATAATAAGCATCTTAATaaacataattattataactCCAAGCTTTTGGAAAATAgagaatatattaataatcattattttcccgaaaaattaaatgattcaaaaattttatcTGATAAAGAACATAATCTTTATTTGAAtcaaaatgaattttacaaaaataatagatatGATGCAATGCCAcaagaaaataaacataataaCCTTAGTATCGATGTGCCAAATATTATTCGtcatgaaaaatattatttacttAAAAATTCAGATGGGCGTATTATTGCACCATGTTATACACCTGGTAATCCCTTGAAAACtgaggaaaataaaaaatataatattttcggCCCTAAGAAAAACGTAAATGAATATgatgcatataataatgaaaataatatatctacTAATAGTAAGAATTgtttacaaaattatacCTATAATGCCCCAAattgtattaaaaaagacGAAAATACAACTATTAACAAAAACAACAATATAGAAATGATAATCCCTCCAAATGATAAGGATaattataacaataatGAATACAATTATTACTACTATGATAATAATGGGAAATATGTTAAGTGCTCAGTTAATTATCAAAATGACcctaaatatattttatcttcATCTTCATCTATTCTatcaaaaaacaaaataaatacttctaacaattattataataataatgatcctcattattcaaattattGCGACTATAAAAGGTTGATTTCAGAGTATGCTTCCAAATCTAATGCTAGTTATAGTATCGAtgaaataaacataaaaaataaccaAAATCATAGAATTAGTAACCACTCCAACCTCGACCACAATTCATGGGGTTTAAACAACCAACCGGATAAAcctgataaaaataacgaaGTATATATTTGCATGACCGAacaaaattcaaaaattatcatCGATGATCAATATAAAGACAAAAAGGGAATATGCCAAATCAATAAATACGAtgagaaagaaaaaaacgaTATAAGagataaaatgaaaaatgataatgaaaGCGAAAATAGAgaaattaatgaaataaataagcctattaataaacaaaatcaAAACGATTACCAAAAACATTGCCTTAATTATACATCAAAACAatctaataaaataaatagttatgacaattcaaaattattttcggacaacaaaaataatgttgTAGATTATGCTATCAATTCCAATGATTCAAGAAATAACTGTtctgataataatatttataatatggaaaataaaaaagatatatacatatttcgAAAGGAAAACAAcatatgtaataatattaatagccaaaatataaaatatgattgctataaaaatgtgaacAAAACATCTAGCAACAATATTATGATTcctttaataaataaaaaaattgaaacaAATAGAAAATCTGGCAGTTATTCTGAAAACCTTATAAATACTAATTTAAAACCTATAAATAGGcatacaaattatttaaataactTTTATGAAGAACAGGATACGCATACATCtgataatgataatgaCGATAAAGAAAACGACTTTCAAAttactaatataaaaaacaacattaataaatattctaGTGATTTTAAAAATCGCCAAAACGAttacaatataaaaaacgtgggttattcatattataaaattaaaaaaaataaaagtcaccccataaaaaatagtcAATCTGGTTCATTGCCGTCATCGATATCTTCCACATCACTTACAGAATTGAGCAACGATTCACGTGCTGATTgcattaataatattagttGTAAACAATTGCAAAGACAAAATCTGAAATTCGTAAATGCAAGCAAAGAAATCAAAACTGATAAATGCGGagttattaataaatacaatGAGAATGAGGGTAATAAAACCCAGCGAAACACAAACAATAACAGCGACAACAATAcagatataaataagttAAATATGTGTAGTACTTCTAATAATGTTATGCAGAGGAATGAATTGCTagatgtaaataaaataagtaaGAATTGTAAGATAAgtaattttgtaaaaaaagaattaaacggaagaaataaaaaaacggAACAATATAGTGAGATAGACAAAttaagtaaaaataaaagcatatatattgagggtgataaaaaaaaaaataaaacaaaaaagaaaagcaTTGAAAATGCTGAGTGTATAAAGAACAAACAGCGAAACAATAGTAACATAGAatactttttaaaattaaaaaaaaatatatattcaaaagaaaatatatcccaatttattttcttaaaataCTGCAATCACTATTATATGAGAAAAcataacataaaaattcataaaatattttcaaatatcaAGAGCGAAGCAAAGAAAAATAACTCAGACactttaaaatatttaaaaaaatgggatttatattatcacaAAAGACGAAATCACAAGCATGATAAAAAaggcaaaaaaaaaaaagcaaaaaaacataagggtgaaataaaagaatcAAAATGTGGAGATATCAATGTGCAGAACTCAGGTCGAGAACAAATactgaaaaaaacaaacaaacCACAAAACACCGTAATAAATAGCAATACACTCAGTATGCAcctttatataaataagcaaagcgaagaaaatatactcgaaaataaaataaattttaagaataataataaaaaggaaGCACACAaggataataataattgtgATATGGCAGACTCTTTTTTTActtcaaataaaattgattaTAAAAAGTCTAAAATAAAGTCAATATATCACAATAGATGTAGTTACTCAGACTATGAATATTCGTATGATTTATGCaattcaaaaattaaaacaaataataatccaTATTCTTTGGAAtcaaaaaacaataatattattcaaaaagaagaaaaaatacgTTATTCttataacaattttaacAAAAGACACCAAAAGGagcataataaaaaacacCATTTTGAGAATAGCATGAATAAAGAGAATACCCCATACAATTTTgaacataataaatactTTCCTTTggataaacaaaatttatttaatgaaaatgttcatcaaaatttttatcaaaataacaaattaattgattgcaaaaaagaaactttctcaaaaaacatattaacGAATGAAACAATTTCATACATAAAAAGAAGCTGCAGTTTAATTGATTATAAAGATGTAAATATTGATGACactttttttcaaaaaaattacactaatagaaaagaaaataaaaataacaaaaaaaaagataagcatgaatataattttaacgTTAAATTGCCGAGTCccactaaaaaaataaatataattacaaataataagacaattttcaataatagtgatgatttaaatgataaagaaatatatatgaattatgTACCCAAAGAAAAAACTAATAAAATTCCcgaaataaatttaacaaATGATATACCAAATACGATACAagcaaataataatatagtaTCAACTATGTGTATTGATAACAATTCGAGTACTGTACAAAATTATAGCCATGTATCAGATACATACAATAATCACGATGGAATTCTAAATTGTAGACACATAATAgaattaaatgataataaatatggctttgaaaatggaaaaaaaatttatattttaaaaaaaaatgaaactCAAAATTATGcagtaaataaaataaatagaaatataaatgtagaaaattatttcgattcaaataatttaatattaagtGAGCCTGTATTTGAAAAGGAATATGATTTATATCAATcacaaaaaattacaattcTAAAAGACGCTGttatgaaaaatgaaaatgaagtTGCAATTCCAACAAATTATAACACATCCCAAACAAACAATTATAAAAGTTTTATTGACCaatcaaataattatattaaaaaacaatataattataatttgaatGAAATGGCTAACAATTTCCTTAAAAATcctaataattatgaaaatgctaaaaaaaattatctcAAGTTTAATGActtattaattaataaaaaaaatacactaTCAAAAGATAATTTCACTCTTGAtcaatttaataaaacaaacaaatttattaaagcCTGTAATTTAAACTCTGATTATTGTagaaattatgaaaaaaataagcatGATACCGAAAATACATTGCAACAAAATATGAAACAACATGAAGGTAAAATGGTACATCAAATAGATAAAGACAAAATTATAGACTCAgaaaaatcgaaaaataatattattatgtataatacATCAGCCATTGATCAATCTAATCATATGAAAAAGGATTTTTTGACTAAACAATTTAGTACAAATCGTAGTGTAAAAGTAGGGCATGCTATATGGAAACATAATTATGATTTTATTAAAGATTCTAGAGAATTTAGAGAGAATAATCATGCCGAAGATATAAAAGATTATCTTActttaaataaaacttttgctcaatatttttcaaaaacaaaaaaaaataataatgaagaaaaaactaatattaacaaaaaaatatatcaaaatgaCGGAAATGTGGCACAACCTATGCTAAAATGGATAAACATTTTCAGTCGAAACTCGCAAAAATATTGA
- a CDS encoding FACT complex subunit SSRP1, putative yields the protein MPADNTGSTSSNSPVISIGNIRGLGGCDYGPFRMSNEFLGWKNKKTNSVYQYKCNDISEGEWIKLSYNNNRLHLKFNESKDNLIVFFDGFPDRNLSEITQHFQKYFNIKLGTRKLATKGWNWGEFKLENSNLIFDIDKKYAFNINTNNINQLNVQIKTDIAIELKNDENKQNTNEDVLSEIRFYYPHENDENQNFQDLKNNLLEKVNIGDSKSECIASLSNIPLLVPRGRYEIEMYSKTFKLHGKSYDFTVQYSNINKMLLVPKTNSNQYILIFSLNNKIKQGQTEYPFILIQLSNDDDMDLDINASEEDIQNYKLEKTLTGKAYDVVTRLFTALAKKNAIIPGDYRTAKNEHGITCSYRAASGQLYPLNKYFLFVVKPVILISFDDIVTLSFQRTGNINQHRFFSLIIKHKRGISYEYTNIDKSEYAPLLEFLKSKNLNIQDDANVSEKKTDFDDDDDDLSESDEEDYVAEEEDEDDDNDDDDEYDDEDDDK from the coding sequence ATGCCAGCTGATAATACTGGAAGCACGTCAAGCAATAGTCCGGTAATTTCGATAGGTAACATCCGAGGTTTGGGAGGATGTGACTATGGGCCATTTAGAATGTCTAACGAGTTTTTAGgatggaaaaataaaaaaacaaatagcGTATATCAATACAAATGCAATGATATTAGTGAAGGCGAATGGATAAAACTAAgttacaataataatagattacatttaaaatttaatgaatCTAAAGATAATTTGattgtattttttgatGGTTTTCCTGATCGAAATCTTTCAGAAATTACACAACATTTtcagaaatattttaatataaaactaGGTACCAGAAAACTAGCTACAAAGGGATGGAATTGGGGAGAATTCAAGTTAGAAAAttcaaatttaatttttgatattgataaaaaatacgcatttaatattaatacaaataatatcaaCCAACTAAATGTGCAAATAAAAACAGATATAGCCatagaattaaaaaatgatgaaaataaacaaaatacaAATGAAGATGTACTTTCAGAAAttcgtttttattatcctcatgaaaatgatgaaaatcaaaatttccaagatttaaaaaataatctaTTAGAAAAAGTTAATATAGGAGATTCAAAGAGTGAATGTATTGCATCATTATCTAATATACCATTATTAGTACCAAGAGGAAGATATGAAATTGAAATGTATTCAAAAACTTTTAAATTACATGGAAAGTCTTATGACTTTACTGTTCaatattcaaatattaataaaatgttattaGTACCCAAAACTAATTCaaatcaatatattttaatatttagtttaaataataaaatcaaaCAAGGTCAAACTGAATatccttttattttaattcaaTTAAGTAATGACGATGATATGGACTTAGATATTAATGCATCAGAAGAAGacatacaaaattataaattagaaaaaacaTTAACAGGAAAAGCTTATGATGTTGTTACACGACTATTTACAGCTTtagctaaaaaaaatgcaattATTCCAGGAGATTATAGAACAGCTAAAAATGAGCATGGCATTACATGCAGTTATAGAGCGGCTAGTGGGCAGTTATATcctttaaataaatatttcctttttgtTGTCAAACCTGTTATTTTGATTTCTTTTGATGATATTGTTACTCTAAGCTTTCAAAGGACaggaaatataaatcagCATCGTTTCTTTTCTCTAATTATTAAACATAAAAGAGGAATTAGTTatgaatatacaaatatcgATAAAAGCGAATATGCACCACTACTAGAATTCttaaaaagtaaaaatcTTAATATACAAGATGATGCAAATGTctctgaaaaaaaaactgaTTTCGATGACGATGATGATGATCTTTCTGAATCCGATGAAGAAGATTATGTAGCCGAAGAAGAAGATGAAGATGATGACAATGACGATGATGATGAATATGATGACGAGGATGACGACAAATGA
- a CDS encoding acid cluster protein 33 homologue, putative — MELDKLSMHEAYKEFCSKHPLKKLSMPKSDLVWSYYDINSRNEHVIIFLHGICGTAGCYFYQLEKLSNLGFRVISLQYPCYNYLQDWIKNMCNILEYLNIKKAHFFAADLGGYLIQLYAKLYPSKIGSLILCNSYRQTEGFAAIASIRSIYGKLYSFLPHVLLKKIIIEDYIYGDFRYTDLKEKNSLEFMSNEIDLISASDLGGRISLQLSSEIVDSIYANDKCLTVMQTLNNMYPDSINDDMKKAYPNAKHAIMKSGGPFPYLSRYDEVNMYILIHLKNNINDEFVKERIANMSYVEREKSCDDIINHYLGNKTKSSIRKEDNNKKNHYNDSDNNTDANNYSSYNNDPLGDTKVSYHSYSRYEQCSNRVAHGNTTTNNSNNNRNDNNKVTYFYNEWRTKDDTNDPKLAYENKYAISTEKSYEQKNAPEKIGSDMQNGTKNGMGDGIKNYYRYKNEESDLNSHKYDSYNCYDNFSRKDTVTSEEILEESEDNNCSYGNHYENEKSYNIYKNNHYANNEYNNGHGQINEYNVNNNNSNYKNNDNITYSKKSLYEENFNKSNLDIVDFIDNKHENTSKNSNINLKNPHFNTGYDNNRSTTYEDSRYYNDNEYTYTSNENFNDSSQKVSNLENYYNRVYAKNNYAYHHL, encoded by the coding sequence ATGGAGCTAGATAAATTATCTATGCACGAAGCTTACAAAGAGTTTTGCTCAAAACAccctttaaaaaaattatccaTGCCCAAAAGTGATCTAGTATGGTCTTATTATGATATTAATAGTAGGAATGAGcatgtaataatatttttgcatGGAATATGTGGGACTGCAGggtgttatttttatcagttagaaaaattatcaaatttaGGTTTTCGAGTAATTTCATTGCAATACCCATGctataattatttacaaGATTGGATAAAAAACATGTGTAATATAttagaatatttaaatataaaaaaggcTCATTTTTTTGCAGCAGATTTAGGAGGGTATTTAATTCAATTATATGCAAAATTATATCCTTCAAAAATCGgttcattaattttatgcAATTCATATAGACAGACAGAAGGTTTTGCTGCAATTGCATCGATAAGAAGTATATATGggaaattatattcatttttacctcatgtattattaaaaaaaataataatagaagattatatatatggtgATTTCAGATACACtgatttaaaagaaaaaaattcttTAGAATTTATGAGTAATGAAATTGATTTAATATCTGCATCAGATTTAGGAGGCCGAATTAGTTTACAATTATCATCAGAAATCGTCGATTCAATATATGCCAATGATAAATGTTTAACAGTAATGCAAAcgttaaataatatgtatcCAGATAGTATAAATGATGATATGAAAAAAGCCTACCCTAATGCAAAGCATGCAATTATGAAATCGGGTGGTCCATTTCCTTATTTAAGTAGATATGATGAAGTAAacatgtatattttaattcaccttaaaaataatattaacgATGAATTTGTTAAAGAGCGGATTGCAAATATGAGCTATGTTGAAAGAGAAAAAAGTTGTGATGATATTATAAACCACTACTTAGggaataaaacaaaatcaTCAATTCGCAAGGAagataacaataaaaagaaTCACTACAACGATAGTGATAATAATACTGATGCGAATAATTATAGTAGCTATAACAATGACCCATTGGGGGATACCAAGGTATCTTACCATAGTTATTCAAGATATGAGCAATGTTCTAATAGGGTTGCTCATGGCAATACTACTACTAATAATAGTAACAATAATCGCAATGATAACAATAAAGTTACTTATTTCTATAATGAATGGAGAACTAAAGATGATACTAATGACCCTAAATTGGCATATGAGAATAAATATGCAATATCAACTGAAAAAAGTTATGAGCAAAAAAATGCACCAGAAAAAATAGGAAGTGATATGCAAAATGGtacaaaaaatggaatGGGGGAtggtataaaaaattattatagatacaaaaatgaagaaagcGATTTAAATTCACACAAATATGACAGTTATAATTGTTATGACAATTTTAGTAGAAAGGATACTGTAACTAGCGAAGAAATACTAGAAGAAAGCGAAGATAATAATTGTTCATATGGGAATcattatgaaaatgaaaagagttacaatatttacaaaaataaccACTATGCTAATAacgaatataataatggtCATGGTCAGATAAATGAGTACaatgttaataataacaattcaaattataaaaataatgataatataacatattcaaaaaaaagtttatatgaagaaaatttCAATAAAAGCAATTTAGACATAGTGGATTTTATAGATAATAAACATGAAAATACATCAAAAAATTcgaatataaatttgaaaaacCCCCATTTTAATACTGGTTACGACAATAATAGAAGCACAACATATGAAGATTCTCGatattataatgataatgagtatacatatacaagtaatgaaaattttaacgATTCCAGTCAAAAGGTTTCGaatttagaaaattattataataggGTATATGCTAAAAACAATTATGCTTATCACCATTTATAg